From the bacterium genome, one window contains:
- a CDS encoding DUF507 family protein, whose product MIRFSEGRLSHLSHQVLSIFRAEGLADIENERLALQAIKRALEGQHDQNARLDEIVRRKIASLSRKVPPGSHEYEILYRRYMEEEQRKKS is encoded by the coding sequence GTGATCCGGTTCAGCGAAGGGCGGCTCTCCCATCTCTCGCACCAGGTGCTGTCGATCTTCCGCGCCGAGGGGTTGGCGGACATCGAGAACGAGCGGTTGGCGCTGCAGGCGATCAAGCGCGCCCTCGAGGGCCAGCACGATCAGAACGCGCGACTCGACGAGATCGTGCGTCGCAAGATCGCCTCGCTGTCGCGCAAGGTGCCGCCCGGCAGCCACGAGTACGAGATCCTCTACCGCCGCTACATGGAAGAGGAGCAGCGCAAGAAAAGTTGA
- the groES gene encoding co-chaperone GroES, which translates to MKIRPLQDRVIVQRVQEEEKTKGGIIIPDTAKEKPQEGKVVAVGKGKVNDDGKVTPLDVKAGDRILFGKYSGTEVKIDGEDFLIMREDDILGVLEGK; encoded by the coding sequence ATGAAAATTCGCCCGCTGCAGGATCGCGTCATCGTTCAGCGCGTCCAGGAAGAGGAGAAGACCAAGGGCGGCATCATCATTCCGGACACGGCCAAGGAGAAGCCCCAGGAGGGCAAGGTCGTGGCGGTCGGGAAGGGCAAGGTGAACGACGACGGCAAGGTGACGCCGCTCGACGTGAAGGCCGGCGACCGCATTCTGTTCGGCAAGTACTCGGGTACCGAGGTGAAGATCGATGGGGAGGACTTCCTCATCATGCGCGAGGACGACATCCTCGGCGTGCTCGAAGGCAAGTAA
- the groL gene encoding chaperonin GroEL (60 kDa chaperone family; promotes refolding of misfolded polypeptides especially under stressful conditions; forms two stacked rings of heptamers to form a barrel-shaped 14mer; ends can be capped by GroES; misfolded proteins enter the barrel where they are refolded when GroES binds), which translates to MPAKIVKFSQDARDKVLRGVNLLADAVTVTLGPKGRNVVLEKSFGAPNVTKDGVTVAKEIELEDKFENMGAQMVKEVASKTSDVAGDGTTSATVLARAIFAEGAKMVAAGHDPMSLKRGIDKAVEAVTKELKSLSKPTKDQKEIAQVGTISANNDATIGQIIAEAMDKVGKEGVITVEEAKSLDTTLEVVEGMQFDRGYLSPYFVTDPEKMEAVLEDAYLLIHEKKISAMKDLLPVLESIARTGKPFIIIAEDVEGEALATLVVNKIRGTLHASAVKAPGFGDRRKAMLEDIAILTGGKVIAEELGIKLENITLNDLGRAKRIVIDKDNTTIVDGAGKKADIEGRIKQIRAQVEETTSDYDREKLQERLAKLVGGVAVVRVGAATEIEMKEKKARVEDALHATRAAVEEGIVPGGGVALIRASSALEGLKLSPEEQVGVNIVRRAIEDPCRWIASNAGWEGSIVLDRVKNGKGAYGFNAAKEEFEDLIKAGIVDPTKVVRTGLQNAASVAGMLLTTEALIAEKPEEKSAAPGMPPGGMGGMGGMGGMM; encoded by the coding sequence ATGCCTGCCAAGATCGTAAAGTTCAGCCAGGATGCGCGTGACAAGGTCCTGCGCGGCGTGAATCTGCTCGCCGACGCGGTGACCGTCACGCTCGGCCCCAAGGGCCGCAACGTCGTGCTCGAGAAGTCGTTCGGGGCGCCGAACGTGACCAAGGACGGGGTCACGGTCGCCAAGGAGATCGAGCTCGAGGACAAGTTCGAGAACATGGGCGCGCAGATGGTGAAGGAGGTCGCGTCGAAGACCTCGGACGTCGCCGGCGACGGCACGACGTCGGCCACCGTGCTGGCGCGCGCCATCTTCGCCGAGGGGGCCAAGATGGTCGCCGCCGGCCACGACCCGATGTCGCTGAAGCGCGGCATCGACAAGGCGGTCGAGGCGGTCACCAAGGAGCTCAAGTCGCTCTCGAAGCCGACCAAGGACCAGAAGGAGATCGCCCAGGTCGGGACCATCTCGGCCAACAACGATGCCACCATCGGCCAGATCATCGCCGAGGCGATGGACAAGGTCGGCAAGGAAGGCGTCATCACGGTCGAGGAGGCGAAGAGCCTCGACACCACGCTGGAAGTGGTCGAGGGCATGCAGTTCGACCGCGGCTACCTGTCGCCGTACTTCGTCACCGATCCGGAGAAGATGGAGGCGGTGCTCGAGGACGCGTACCTGCTGATCCACGAGAAGAAGATCAGCGCCATGAAGGACCTGCTGCCGGTGCTGGAGTCGATCGCGCGCACCGGCAAGCCGTTCATCATCATCGCCGAGGACGTCGAGGGCGAGGCGCTGGCGACGCTGGTGGTGAACAAGATTCGCGGCACGCTGCACGCCTCGGCGGTGAAGGCGCCGGGCTTCGGCGACCGCCGCAAGGCGATGCTCGAGGACATCGCCATCCTCACCGGCGGCAAGGTGATCGCCGAGGAGCTGGGCATCAAGCTCGAGAACATCACGCTCAACGATCTCGGGCGCGCCAAGCGCATCGTCATCGACAAGGACAACACCACCATCGTCGACGGCGCCGGCAAGAAGGCGGACATCGAGGGCCGCATCAAGCAGATCCGGGCGCAGGTCGAGGAGACGACCTCGGACTACGACCGCGAAAAGCTGCAGGAGCGGCTGGCGAAGCTGGTCGGCGGCGTGGCGGTGGTCCGGGTCGGCGCCGCGACCGAGATCGAGATGAAGGAGAAGAAGGCGCGCGTCGAGGACGCGCTGCACGCCACCCGCGCCGCGGTCGAGGAAGGCATCGTCCCAGGCGGCGGCGTGGCCCTGATCCGCGCCTCGTCGGCGCTCGAGGGCCTGAAGCTCAGCCCGGAGGAGCAGGTCGGCGTCAACATCGTCCGCCGCGCCATCGAGGATCCCTGCCGCTGGATCGCCAGCAACGCCGGCTGGGAGGGCTCGATCGTGCTCGACCGGGTGAAGAACGGCAAGGGCGCCTACGGCTTCAACGCCGCCAAGGAGGAGTTCGAGGATCTCATCAAGGCCGGCATCGTCGACCCGACCAAGGTGGTCCGCACCGGGCTGCAGAACGCGGCGTCGGTGGCCGGCATGCTCCTCACCACCGAGGCGCTGATCGCCGAGAAGCCGGAGGAGAAGTCCGCCGCGCCGGGCATGCCGCCGGGCGGCATGGGTGGCATGGGCGGCATGGGCGGCATGATGTGA